One genomic segment of Desulfovibrio sp. UCD-KL4C includes these proteins:
- a CDS encoding glycosyltransferase family 9 protein, whose product MKDNYRKIALWQTAFLGDAVLTLPFIKALSLRFPEAEIHLFVRKGIESLFESQKELTAIHGFAKRGNQKGIGDAFRLGRELGAQGFDLWISAHTSMRSGLISLATGISYRIGYDKPLFNRFAYTQRVKRRFDQFEEVERLMALGLPLGISGIAPAFELNLPEVAIEEASTFFGKISDAPVIGFHPGSTWETKKWPEQNFAATIAKSLEAGFRVVLFGGPGEEATCSQIVEQSGRADEIINLAGKLNLPKLAAYIKNLDVYISNDSGPMHIAWVQHVPLVALFGPTVRKFGFFPRGDNSTVLESPEILNCKPCGLHGGKTCPKKHHKCMTGITVEMVWSEIIKKVEMRGDLRC is encoded by the coding sequence ATGAAAGATAATTATAGAAAAATTGCTTTATGGCAAACTGCTTTTCTTGGAGATGCAGTACTTACATTGCCTTTTATCAAAGCTCTTTCGCTGCGTTTCCCAGAAGCTGAAATTCATCTTTTTGTGCGTAAGGGAATTGAGTCTCTTTTTGAGTCGCAAAAGGAGCTCACTGCTATTCACGGGTTTGCCAAGCGTGGCAATCAAAAAGGGATTGGAGACGCTTTTCGGCTTGGAAGAGAGCTAGGAGCGCAGGGATTTGATCTTTGGATATCAGCTCATACAAGCATGCGTTCCGGTCTTATCAGTCTAGCTACAGGTATTTCTTATCGTATTGGATATGATAAACCTTTGTTTAATCGTTTTGCCTATACACAAAGGGTTAAGCGCAGATTCGATCAGTTTGAGGAAGTTGAAAGGTTAATGGCTCTCGGTTTGCCTTTAGGGATCAGCGGAATAGCTCCTGCTTTTGAACTTAATCTACCGGAAGTCGCAATTGAAGAAGCTTCAACTTTTTTTGGAAAAATTTCTGATGCACCTGTAATAGGCTTTCATCCCGGTTCAACTTGGGAAACTAAAAAATGGCCTGAGCAGAATTTTGCGGCAACTATTGCAAAATCTCTTGAGGCCGGTTTTCGTGTTGTTCTGTTTGGTGGTCCGGGTGAAGAAGCGACCTGTTCTCAAATTGTAGAGCAGTCAGGCAGAGCAGATGAGATAATCAATCTTGCCGGAAAATTAAATCTTCCTAAGCTTGCAGCCTACATAAAGAACCTGGACGTATATATCAGTAATGATTCAGGGCCGATGCATATTGCATGGGTTCAACATGTTCCTTTGGTTGCTCTTTTCGGCCCCACTGTCCGTAAATTTGGTTTTTTCCCCAGAGGGGACAATTCTACTGTGCTGGAATCTCCTGAAATTTTGAACTGCAAGCCTTGTGGTCTTCATGGCGGGAAAACATGCCCTAAGAAACATCATAAATGTATGACAGGTATAACTGTTGAAATGGTCTGGTCGGAAATTATAAAAAAAGTGGAAATGCGGGGGGATCTTCGTTGCTAA
- a CDS encoding sodium:alanine symporter family protein, which produces MDFLTTLDGIVGKIGAFAWGPPMLILLVGTGFWLTFSLRGIQFRKLWYALYLALIKRHEPSDEPGDITHFQALMTALSATVGTGNIAGVATAIAMGGPGALFWMWITGLVGMATKYSEAVLAVKYRIVDEHGEMSGGPMYYISAGLKMPWLGTIFAICASIAAFGIGNMVQSNSVADAVESTYHISPMVTGIVLMVCTAAVILGGIKNIGRVTGLLVPVMIVFYMAGAAYIIIANIAQVPAALAFIVEQAFTPTAAVGGFAGASIMMCIRMGVARGVFSNESGLGSAPIAAAAAQTKSPITQALVSMTQTFIDTIIVCTMTGLVLILTGTWSGGATGAELTTIAFAAGMPGGAHVVTIGLILFAYSTILGWSYYGEKSIEYLLGVKAIMPYRILFVCFVGVGAVAKLSLVWNISDTLNGLMAIPNLIGLLLLTPVVVAETNKYFKAKKIKDEKDAAL; this is translated from the coding sequence ATGGATTTTTTGACTACACTGGATGGAATTGTTGGTAAAATCGGTGCGTTCGCATGGGGACCGCCGATGTTGATTTTACTTGTTGGAACTGGATTTTGGCTCACATTTTCTCTGCGCGGCATTCAATTCAGAAAACTATGGTACGCTCTGTATCTCGCCCTTATTAAACGTCATGAACCTTCTGATGAACCAGGGGATATCACACACTTTCAGGCACTGATGACGGCCCTTTCGGCAACAGTCGGAACCGGTAACATTGCAGGGGTAGCCACAGCGATTGCAATGGGAGGCCCCGGAGCTTTATTCTGGATGTGGATCACCGGTCTTGTTGGAATGGCTACAAAGTATTCGGAAGCAGTTCTGGCTGTAAAATACAGAATCGTTGACGAACACGGAGAGATGAGCGGTGGACCGATGTATTATATTTCCGCCGGTCTAAAAATGCCTTGGCTTGGAACTATCTTTGCTATCTGTGCCTCCATAGCTGCATTCGGCATCGGTAATATGGTGCAGTCAAATTCAGTAGCAGATGCTGTTGAAAGCACTTACCATATCTCACCGATGGTAACCGGAATCGTCCTCATGGTCTGTACTGCTGCTGTTATTCTTGGCGGAATCAAGAATATCGGTCGTGTAACAGGCCTCCTTGTTCCAGTAATGATTGTTTTCTACATGGCCGGCGCAGCCTACATCATCATCGCCAATATCGCGCAGGTTCCAGCTGCCTTAGCTTTCATCGTTGAGCAGGCCTTTACTCCTACTGCAGCTGTAGGTGGATTTGCCGGAGCATCAATTATGATGTGTATCCGCATGGGTGTTGCCCGAGGCGTTTTCTCAAACGAATCCGGATTGGGTAGTGCTCCTATCGCTGCTGCTGCTGCGCAAACCAAGAGTCCAATCACTCAAGCTCTGGTTTCTATGACTCAGACATTCATCGATACCATTATCGTCTGTACAATGACCGGTCTTGTTTTGATCCTTACCGGAACATGGTCAGGCGGAGCAACCGGCGCTGAATTAACAACTATAGCTTTTGCTGCAGGTATGCCAGGTGGTGCTCACGTTGTAACTATCGGCTTAATTCTGTTTGCATACTCTACCATTCTCGGTTGGAGTTACTATGGTGAAAAATCTATTGAATATCTACTCGGTGTCAAAGCGATAATGCCATACCGCATACTATTTGTATGCTTTGTAGGGGTAGGAGCTGTAGCCAAACTCAGTCTGGTCTGGAACATATCAGATACTCTGAACGGCTTAATGGCTATTCCTAACCTTATAGGGTTGTTACTACTGACCCCAGTTGTAGTCGCAGAAACAAATAAGTACTTTAAAGCTAAAAAAATAAAAGATGAAAAGGACGCCGCACTTTAG
- a CDS encoding DUF202 domain-containing protein: MKDEEKDSVPLDTNSLAVMRTVLANERTFLAWCRTALGLLGFGFVLEKAGLYLKHLVPDIDPHLSKDLGLLSIFALLSGLLVLIGAAWRFFSIEKQIGSNLGRMTPVPEVLVLFAVALVLIISVFSGNMLFF, encoded by the coding sequence ATGAAAGACGAAGAAAAAGACTCGGTTCCGCTTGATACTAACAGTCTTGCTGTTATGAGAACAGTGCTTGCAAATGAGCGAACCTTTCTTGCTTGGTGTCGCACTGCACTTGGACTTTTAGGATTCGGTTTTGTTCTTGAAAAAGCAGGTCTGTATTTGAAACACTTAGTTCCTGATATTGATCCGCATTTATCAAAGGACTTGGGGTTACTCAGTATTTTTGCCCTTCTTTCAGGGCTACTCGTACTTATAGGTGCTGCGTGGAGATTTTTCAGTATTGAGAAACAGATTGGTTCAAATCTTGGCAGAATGACTCCTGTTCCTGAGGTGTTGGTTTTATTTGCTGTTGCACTTGTCCTGATTATAAGTGTTTTTTCTGGAAATATGCTTTTCTTTTAG
- a CDS encoding C25 family cysteine peptidase produces the protein MLRKVKWIFLPLIFIIISFFAAGCKLRTFKEEVQLAPIVPAIPIKVSTAKLTEKEKSIIVFTDEFKQAAHFFSYLHREYEGVDSVFLNIGTVNGTAESSRFIVQTLQNKIAKLNKDDDIMAVLILGNKSIIPVSKFKTGKSRTIYSSDYGYGGIANSPENVVPVGRIPAESNAEAMVVAKKYERWYQDRDFRPAWPVSFIGGEGFSKNDLSDPELLFFSLQEEGMAGPEAIRYLGGAGGCLPARLRQSFANDDVSVQWLALKSVADGFRVGNGTLLTSDILNLDYKPGLPIVLNPSREVEPKNFTITPAEALILSRGAGLAVLTGCGDAGKVTAELDDGCISHVSLDGTSRLLVEFHKAYFSGKYRIAEALAEARSQFVQNSRRGDDLGPIYDMIFYGDPVMSLPLPVRTESPAYTGLKPITKPVSPKGVAVFYANSTISFAMEEGGIYPGVQVYVVDRKTGRTVSSMKVLEDDIFNFTSDSAGRYLIYSRPLDGPIAWQFFDIYKNKNSKASSANLASHKIQVKTSPVVKAGIEPVLYSVQVSSNRRESSALKVRRSLTKKGYSPVSVVTVPSSHNRSWYCVRFGEFSSWADAVEASAKYEKKEQTDVKIVRCHKGS, from the coding sequence TTGCTAAGAAAAGTTAAATGGATCTTTCTACCTCTTATTTTTATCATTATATCTTTTTTTGCGGCTGGGTGTAAGCTGAGAACTTTTAAAGAAGAAGTTCAGCTTGCTCCTATTGTCCCAGCTATTCCTATAAAAGTTTCCACCGCAAAGTTGACTGAGAAAGAGAAAAGCATAATCGTTTTTACTGATGAATTTAAGCAGGCTGCTCACTTTTTTTCATATCTCCACAGGGAATATGAGGGAGTTGATTCTGTTTTTTTAAATATTGGAACGGTGAATGGGACAGCTGAATCCAGTCGTTTTATAGTTCAGACTCTTCAAAATAAAATTGCGAAATTGAATAAGGACGATGATATAATGGCAGTCCTTATTCTGGGTAATAAGTCTATTATTCCTGTCTCAAAATTTAAAACAGGGAAGAGCAGGACAATTTATTCATCTGATTATGGGTATGGCGGTATTGCTAATTCCCCTGAAAATGTTGTGCCTGTAGGTAGAATTCCTGCCGAAAGTAATGCTGAGGCTATGGTTGTTGCTAAAAAATATGAGCGTTGGTACCAAGATCGTGATTTTCGTCCGGCATGGCCTGTTTCATTTATAGGCGGTGAAGGATTTTCTAAAAATGATCTTTCTGATCCTGAGCTTTTGTTCTTTAGCTTGCAGGAAGAAGGTATGGCTGGACCGGAAGCGATCCGCTATCTCGGCGGTGCTGGAGGGTGTCTACCTGCGAGGCTTCGCCAGAGTTTTGCCAATGATGACGTTTCTGTTCAGTGGTTAGCTTTGAAGTCTGTCGCTGACGGTTTTAGAGTCGGGAACGGCACTTTGCTTACTTCGGATATTTTAAATTTGGATTACAAGCCGGGATTGCCTATTGTTCTTAATCCATCGCGTGAGGTTGAGCCTAAGAATTTTACAATAACACCCGCTGAAGCCCTGATACTTTCAAGGGGTGCAGGGCTGGCCGTACTGACCGGATGCGGTGATGCAGGGAAAGTTACTGCTGAACTTGATGACGGGTGTATTTCACATGTTTCTCTGGATGGAACTTCACGCCTTCTGGTTGAATTTCATAAAGCGTATTTCAGCGGAAAATATCGAATTGCAGAGGCCCTTGCGGAAGCGCGCTCCCAGTTTGTACAGAATAGTCGCCGCGGTGATGATTTAGGTCCGATATATGATATGATTTTTTATGGCGACCCTGTAATGAGTCTTCCGCTTCCTGTCAGAACGGAATCTCCTGCTTATACAGGATTGAAACCTATCACTAAGCCTGTCTCCCCAAAAGGTGTAGCTGTTTTTTATGCTAACTCCACAATTTCTTTTGCAATGGAAGAGGGCGGTATTTATCCCGGAGTTCAGGTTTATGTTGTTGACCGGAAAACAGGTAGAACAGTTTCTTCGATGAAAGTGCTTGAAGACGATATATTTAATTTTACATCGGACAGCGCAGGTCGCTATTTAATTTATTCCAGACCTCTTGACGGCCCGATAGCATGGCAGTTTTTTGATATTTATAAAAACAAAAACAGTAAGGCAAGCTCTGCTAATTTAGCTAGCCACAAGATACAGGTTAAAACTTCTCCAGTTGTTAAAGCCGGTATTGAGCCGGTCCTATATTCTGTGCAGGTCAGTTCGAACAGACGTGAATCTTCTGCTTTAAAAGTACGAAGGAGTTTGACTAAAAAAGGGTACTCCCCTGTATCTGTTGTTACTGTTCCGTCTTCACATAATAGATCTTGGTATTGCGTTCGTTTTGGAGAGTTCAGCTCATGGGCTGACGCGGTTGAGGCTTCTGCTAAATATGAAAAAAAAGAACAGACTGATGTGAAAATAGTAAGGTGTCATAAAGGTAGTTGA
- a CDS encoding methyl-accepting chemotaxis protein, giving the protein MEMKSIKTKIVVMSGCCLVVTILILVFLQISQQNASQNFITSEVSKLIEEGTRETLTAAAEDKARYIQSKLEVNIITARTIANSFKAIRQDEKIRSAVNLRKVFNDILLTNLKDNREFLGTYSAWEPNGIDDYDSLYANNKAEGYDASGRFVPYWNRDTKGNIARQALVGYEDSSTHPNGIRKGGWYLSPRETGKENILDPFPYIVQGKTDWLTTMSVPIEINGKFLGIAGTDIRLGFVQKLSEEVAKKLYDGQATVKVISNQGIIVANSGDPTTVGLPLSQLKLENAGEILAFVKEGKKYVDLGKESGLVRVLAPVSLGRTGTPWATLIEVKREVVFAKEIQLDQIINEKNSSNTVTGVLAGGAAAILGCLVIWILTNGIVTPIKKAVSYAESVATGDFEQKLDVNQADEIGVLAKALKAMVENLKNMILEAEEKSRQAEQETERANIAVDEATEAKLQADKAQREGKLQAAHELEEVVNIVSSASSELTDQIEHARNGIEEQSVQITETSTAMVQMNATVLEVAHNASNSAETAGKAKEEAMNGSTVVTEVLSSMEELQGVALQLKEDVITLGADAESIGAVMEVISDIADQTNLLALNAAIEAARAGEAGRGFAVVADEVRKLAEKTMDATQKVGKAITQIQQGTKDNIKNVEKAVLKIDETTKLSSQSGEALNSIVSFVQSTSDQAQNIATAAEEQSAASEQINQSLSEVSRISSETTLVMNDSAQAVEAMAKQANILQDLINQMKE; this is encoded by the coding sequence ATGGAAATGAAATCGATTAAAACAAAAATTGTTGTTATGTCTGGATGTTGCCTTGTTGTAACAATTCTTATTTTAGTTTTCCTGCAAATTTCTCAGCAAAACGCTTCCCAAAATTTCATTACAAGTGAAGTGAGTAAACTTATTGAAGAAGGAACCAGAGAGACTTTGACAGCTGCGGCAGAAGATAAAGCTCGATATATTCAATCTAAACTTGAAGTTAACATAATTACAGCACGAACAATTGCAAACTCATTTAAAGCTATTCGGCAAGATGAAAAAATTCGTTCCGCAGTAAATTTAAGAAAAGTTTTTAATGACATCCTCCTTACAAACTTAAAAGATAATAGGGAATTTTTAGGGACTTACAGTGCATGGGAACCTAATGGAATAGATGATTACGATAGCCTTTATGCAAACAATAAGGCTGAGGGGTATGATGCATCCGGTAGATTCGTTCCCTATTGGAACAGGGATACGAAAGGTAACATTGCCCGTCAGGCACTGGTTGGATATGAAGACTCTAGTACACACCCAAACGGAATCCGCAAGGGTGGCTGGTACTTATCTCCTAGAGAAACTGGCAAAGAAAATATTTTAGACCCATTCCCTTATATAGTTCAGGGAAAAACAGACTGGCTGACAACAATGTCAGTCCCGATTGAAATTAACGGAAAATTTTTAGGAATAGCCGGAACAGATATAAGACTTGGGTTCGTTCAAAAACTAAGTGAAGAAGTTGCTAAAAAGCTTTACGACGGACAGGCAACTGTAAAAGTTATCAGCAACCAAGGGATTATTGTAGCAAATAGCGGAGATCCAACTACTGTAGGTCTGCCTTTAAGTCAGCTTAAATTAGAAAATGCAGGAGAAATTCTAGCTTTTGTAAAAGAGGGAAAAAAATATGTTGATTTAGGCAAAGAAAGCGGTTTAGTACGGGTACTAGCGCCAGTTTCTCTTGGAAGAACGGGAACTCCTTGGGCAACTTTAATTGAAGTCAAACGTGAAGTCGTCTTTGCAAAAGAAATACAGCTAGATCAAATAATAAATGAAAAGAACTCCAGCAATACTGTAACAGGAGTTCTAGCCGGTGGAGCTGCGGCCATTCTGGGCTGTCTTGTTATTTGGATCCTGACAAATGGAATTGTTACCCCTATCAAAAAAGCTGTATCTTACGCTGAAAGTGTGGCCACCGGGGACTTTGAACAAAAATTAGATGTCAATCAGGCAGACGAAATTGGAGTTCTTGCCAAAGCTCTTAAAGCCATGGTTGAAAACCTGAAAAATATGATTTTGGAAGCGGAAGAAAAAAGCAGACAAGCGGAGCAAGAAACCGAAAGAGCCAATATTGCAGTAGACGAAGCCACAGAAGCGAAGCTGCAGGCTGATAAAGCACAAAGAGAAGGTAAACTTCAAGCCGCACATGAGCTTGAAGAGGTCGTTAATATTGTTTCATCTGCATCAAGTGAACTTACTGACCAAATTGAACATGCACGAAATGGTATTGAGGAACAATCTGTCCAAATAACCGAAACTTCAACTGCAATGGTACAAATGAATGCCACTGTTCTTGAAGTAGCACATAATGCTTCAAATTCTGCAGAAACTGCAGGAAAAGCCAAAGAAGAAGCTATGAACGGGTCAACGGTAGTTACTGAAGTTTTAAGTAGTATGGAAGAGCTGCAGGGAGTGGCACTCCAACTTAAAGAAGATGTTATAACTCTCGGAGCTGATGCAGAAAGTATCGGGGCCGTTATGGAAGTAATTTCCGACATAGCTGACCAGACAAACCTACTTGCACTTAACGCGGCTATCGAAGCTGCCAGAGCCGGAGAAGCTGGTAGAGGTTTTGCTGTAGTTGCCGACGAAGTCCGCAAGCTGGCTGAAAAAACCATGGATGCAACTCAAAAAGTTGGAAAGGCCATTACTCAGATTCAACAGGGCACAAAAGACAATATAAAAAACGTTGAAAAAGCTGTTTTGAAAATTGACGAAACAACAAAACTATCAAGTCAATCCGGAGAAGCTCTTAATTCAATAGTCTCGTTTGTCCAGAGCACTTCAGATCAGGCTCAAAACATTGCAACAGCAGCTGAAGAACAATCCGCTGCTAGTGAACAGATTAATCAGTCTTTGTCAGAAGTCTCAAGGATTTCTTCAGAAACCACACTGGTTATGAACGATTCAGCACAAGCGGTCGAAGCCATGGCAAAACAGGCAAATATCCTGCAAGACCTAATCAACCAGATGAAAGAATAG
- a CDS encoding sigma 54-interacting transcriptional regulator, protein MKAPIRIRENLQPNSNKNASNLKFKLLFEDRIGIVFDIAKLMTDQGLNIISMEVEQKDGFAKISVEIEKTTQNFDKRALFSLFSTLPKLESHSELRRLPQEKRDKWFRTLFDGMSEGVLSVDSTGIINTANKVACRLLGMVHENIIGVHVKETSPKENNILMECLEKRVPVSRRKSVVTSTGRVEFYGSAKPINDSQGNFVGAVLLMKDLREVKAMVDAVSTPLEFTFDDFIGQRPSIKNLIAFARKIAGTDTTVSITGESGTGKELFAKAIHFESGRTGPFIPINCAALPEPLIESELFGYVDGAFTGAKKKGKPGLFEAAHNGTIFLDEIGDMPPGPQAKILRVLQEGLVRRIGGFEEIPVNARVITATNKNLKEMVDNGEFREDLFYRINVLTIQIPPLRERLTDIPLLVDNFLQQFNLKLDKKAQTISPDALQKLYSHCWSGNVRELQNVIERAALLSDSSEIGTSAICLSSEPQKKCKRGCSAPAEIEGKPLKDLIAKYESAILIEALNSTPSIRKAAKKLNISHTALLKKIEKYQIQCGNKSYRRNEIEPLT, encoded by the coding sequence ATGAAAGCCCCTATTCGCATTAGAGAAAACCTACAGCCCAACTCAAACAAGAATGCTAGTAACCTCAAGTTCAAGCTTCTCTTTGAAGATAGAATAGGAATTGTCTTTGATATCGCTAAGTTAATGACAGACCAGGGACTTAATATTATCAGCATGGAAGTAGAACAGAAAGACGGCTTCGCAAAAATTTCTGTTGAAATCGAAAAAACAACTCAAAATTTTGATAAAAGAGCTTTATTCTCTCTCTTCTCCACTCTGCCGAAACTCGAAAGCCATAGTGAACTGAGAAGATTACCTCAAGAAAAGAGAGACAAGTGGTTTAGAACTCTTTTTGATGGCATGAGCGAAGGAGTCCTCTCTGTTGATTCAACCGGTATAATCAACACAGCCAACAAAGTTGCATGTCGCCTTCTCGGCATGGTCCATGAGAACATAATCGGAGTTCACGTCAAAGAAACCAGTCCGAAAGAAAACAACATCCTCATGGAATGTCTTGAAAAAAGAGTACCGGTCAGCAGAAGAAAATCCGTTGTAACCAGTACTGGAAGAGTTGAGTTTTACGGTTCTGCAAAACCTATAAACGATTCTCAGGGCAATTTTGTCGGGGCTGTACTTTTAATGAAAGACCTTAGAGAAGTAAAAGCTATGGTCGACGCGGTTTCGACTCCTCTGGAATTTACTTTTGACGATTTTATAGGTCAACGGCCATCCATCAAAAATCTTATTGCTTTTGCCAGAAAAATTGCAGGAACCGATACTACTGTTTCAATTACCGGAGAAAGCGGCACGGGTAAGGAACTTTTCGCCAAAGCCATTCACTTTGAAAGCGGCAGAACCGGACCTTTTATCCCTATAAACTGTGCAGCTCTGCCGGAACCGCTTATTGAAAGCGAGCTATTCGGCTATGTAGACGGTGCATTTACCGGGGCTAAAAAGAAAGGGAAACCTGGATTATTCGAGGCAGCCCACAATGGCACAATCTTTCTTGATGAAATCGGAGACATGCCACCCGGGCCACAAGCCAAGATACTCAGAGTACTACAGGAAGGACTTGTACGTAGAATCGGTGGATTCGAAGAAATTCCCGTTAATGCCCGCGTCATTACCGCCACCAACAAGAACCTTAAAGAAATGGTCGATAACGGAGAATTCCGTGAAGATCTCTTTTATAGAATTAATGTGCTAACCATTCAAATCCCTCCTTTAAGAGAAAGACTCACAGACATTCCTCTTCTGGTTGACAACTTCCTTCAGCAATTTAATCTGAAACTGGATAAAAAAGCTCAGACTATCAGCCCTGACGCTTTGCAGAAACTATACAGTCACTGTTGGTCAGGAAATGTAAGAGAATTACAAAATGTTATAGAACGTGCTGCCCTTCTTAGTGACTCAAGTGAAATCGGCACAAGTGCAATATGTCTAAGTTCTGAACCTCAAAAAAAGTGCAAACGCGGATGCTCAGCACCTGCCGAAATAGAAGGAAAGCCATTAAAAGACCTGATTGCCAAATACGAATCGGCCATACTCATTGAAGCACTCAATTCTACACCAAGTATCCGCAAGGCTGCTAAAAAACTAAATATATCTCACACAGCACTACTCAAAAAGATTGAGAAATATCAAATCCAATGTGGTAACAAATCGTACCGCAGGAACGAAATAGAACCACTAACATAA
- the ald gene encoding alanine dehydrogenase, which produces MKVGILKEIKSEENRVAMTPAGVEVMRANGHEVMVEKSAGVGSNFPDEDYVAAGAKIIDKPAEIYKNCEMVMHVKEPQPSEYDMVREGQIVFTYFHFAPDEPLTRAFIKNKSVAIAYETVVGAAGDLPLLTPMSEVAGRMSIQEAAKYLERFYGGRGLLMGGVTGVAPANVVVIGGGVVGTNAAQMACGLGAKVSLLDMNLDRLRHLSEVMPKNCFPMMSSPTLLRELVLEADVVIGAVLVAGAKAPKLVTRDMLKSMKDGAVIVDVAIDQGGCFETSKATTHGDPVYNIDGVIHYCVANMPGAVPMTSTMALTNATLPYAVQIANKGWKQAALDNNGVKTGINMVKGDVTFKGVADAFNLEYVPVEKVLQ; this is translated from the coding sequence ATGAAAGTAGGAATCCTAAAAGAAATTAAGTCTGAAGAAAACAGAGTTGCAATGACACCTGCCGGCGTAGAAGTAATGCGCGCAAACGGCCATGAAGTTATGGTTGAAAAATCTGCAGGCGTCGGTAGTAATTTCCCTGATGAAGACTATGTTGCAGCAGGAGCAAAAATCATTGATAAACCTGCTGAAATATACAAAAACTGTGAAATGGTAATGCATGTTAAAGAACCACAGCCTTCTGAGTATGACATGGTCCGCGAAGGACAGATTGTTTTCACATATTTCCACTTTGCTCCTGACGAACCTCTCACAAGAGCTTTTATCAAAAATAAATCAGTCGCTATCGCATACGAAACAGTTGTAGGTGCTGCAGGAGATCTTCCTTTGCTTACTCCTATGAGTGAAGTTGCTGGACGCATGTCTATTCAGGAAGCAGCAAAATATCTCGAACGTTTCTACGGTGGAAGAGGACTTCTCATGGGTGGCGTAACCGGTGTTGCTCCAGCTAACGTTGTCGTCATCGGTGGTGGTGTTGTTGGTACAAATGCTGCTCAGATGGCTTGCGGACTTGGCGCAAAAGTATCTCTGCTCGACATGAACCTCGACAGACTCCGTCACCTCTCAGAAGTTATGCCTAAAAATTGCTTCCCAATGATGAGCTCCCCTACCCTTCTTCGTGAACTTGTTCTGGAAGCTGATGTCGTTATCGGAGCAGTTCTTGTCGCCGGAGCTAAAGCACCTAAACTTGTTACCCGCGACATGCTCAAATCTATGAAAGACGGAGCTGTTATTGTTGACGTAGCTATCGACCAGGGTGGTTGTTTTGAAACATCTAAAGCAACTACTCACGGAGACCCTGTTTACAATATTGACGGTGTAATTCATTACTGCGTTGCCAATATGCCTGGCGCTGTCCCAATGACATCAACAATGGCCCTCACCAACGCAACTCTTCCTTATGCTGTCCAGATCGCAAACAAAGGCTGGAAACAGGCTGCGCTCGACAACAACGGAGTTAAAACAGGTATCAACATGGTTAAAGGTGATGTTACCTTTAAAGGTGTTGCTGATGCATTTAACCTTGAATACGTTCCTGTGGAGAAAGTACTGCAATAG